Proteins from a genomic interval of Megalopta genalis isolate 19385.01 unplaced genomic scaffold, iyMegGena1_principal scaffold0037, whole genome shotgun sequence:
- the form3 gene encoding FH2 domain-containing protein formin 3, whose protein sequence is MDSNVGLDYIVDNPDYCAKLASALDTACPSVKKQVVDLLSALCVYSQDGRQRVIDVLHAYQERKGERYRLRIVVNELRKATAVDYQTGLLAFVNCLVISTPVLKDRIRIRNEFIGLKLLPVLNELRKSHAPDLRVQLDVFDDQREADEELSNHGPPGIDLSSHVDVFYAILGQIADTPQEIPFLSVLQHLLRLDPKDPASDLAWDTAETLVHRATLLESREDATKLLRSPSLQTNLCCHCRGNEQSCGASRKASLPASNPTTAPIGAPSRPPSPPLPPPPPPPDPPAVAPNSPSQGGRFFSPPPPPPFLVADATRADASMEPAPPVPPPLHACTVSPVARAPTPEPPNNRARLLPQQEIPTPKAKMKTINWNKIPNHKVIGKRNIWSLVADEHQNSPMADIDWAEMEGLFCQQAPPMLPAASSCSVLHGANSDVERRRREPTEIALLDGKRSLNVNIFLKQFRSSNEDIVQLIREGGHDDIGAEKLRGLLKILPEVDELEMLKSFDGDKSKLGNAEKFFLQLVQVPNYKLRIECMLLKEEFAANMGYLEPSINSMILAGEDLMTNKPLQELLYMVLVAGNFLNSGGYAGNAAGVKLSSLQKLTEIRANKPGMNLIHYVALQAERKRKDLLDFAKSMNALEAATKTTTEQLSNEFNALDTKIKKIKAQIRLATTELDIQEQMAQFLQMAEQEMSQLKRDTEELETVRRTLAEFFCEDANAFKIEECFKIFHQFCQKFNQAVAENERRRVQEEQVLARRRQREEQLLAKKRFLASQAAETTPASESESNILDYDALFDFHPGLPQRSYNRNDAKMKRLQNGGMTSDEDVSIAGSPSIRRRLGSCSGTVDQQSTKEDSTYSPDVTPNGTLRRRRSRIPCEDDDGNLMDFLRTSGQDNARERKSWGSLDRSWARKARGQSRRSDLLTADFSTDRERPSSPSPLVESKPFLQEEEETKPAGKAWRQKIEAWLSENEKEDRAGEQLQRRARQLHQAANRRSFEDSESEGKTTNTPTDANSTHEPCPRLYDWRPSVEKTDVMRTMEAIEEAETHPSQKDKSPWRKSSLNVPNSTEETDPRHSRRSRSRIGGAENVLASAGILQSIKEEERKRNRTNDAAGSDNRDELTIYLREPYGSSRISGSRRLPKQKKAPEEEKKISDKIEIDSDNIETPPATRKLFGPPKEVKPVEKEPCKRERCNGSVRNATAKAASHGGGLGGGLGGGLGGGLGGSGVVVVGDNNGNVCGGGDFGAGNFDRYSATRRTRRYKKVQDCPEKESRQDHRPAPSAETFDEKPVQRPHTLPLCEQQPAVDANANATAVETATPAEHGAGLEQDAMLRVWQEKLKRRDAASFDVDAALADIARTGEDLQRLSRPIAFARRNSRLPVGQPPPPPVLAVTNTVLSPVMQESRPREPSTTVLAERAVTSRERQRSMIDPSQVKEAIRLTNNPPSQVNQARNARRRFACSADGAMEEEEEEEEDEDEEDSSEDRTDSANDAKLARRSADDARVYETSIGDDKDGKRTRPATRYVPEIVVATSPGLPSKGRDQDMNDEGFEESQSLVSETLSQETSSGNYETDAHDSTRCSPAELRFSGTDSVRAARNDGGIEDRRAKKPADDRPFGSPIKGFGKRGGSPRSASERTSFLPKRTGGAKRDAANAANAANAATAGSVSSSGQPRNPSRNEVERSGSRSSLRSSRSSLNSATSVNTVRNLVPNHVRLRTYTSAIRALTNNLRKSPSSTPLPPKNLEKRRTDPRTTAVTRIPASRSSSSGSSVGPAAIAARTVRRPLGTSSDASKSKGNKSRTIGNAGAANAANAANQRSPTSLERSNVEKLPATRSRLIQPRTVVAKSHGFMRPTAASANKGSNPNLPRSVKGSVK, encoded by the exons atggattcgaacgtcGGTCTCGATTATATCGTGGACAATCCCGATTACTGCGCCAAACTCGCTTCGG CGTTGGACACCGCCTGTCCTTCGGTGAAGAAACAAGTGGTGGATCTGCTGTCGGCGCTTTGCGTCTACAGCCAAGATGGAAGGCAGAGGGTTATCGACGTTCTACACGCGTACCAG GAACGCAAGGGCGAACGGTACAGATTGCGAATCGTGGTCAACGAGCTGCGAAAAGCCACCGCGGTGGATTATCAGACGGGGCTGCTGGCCTTCGTCAACTGTTTGGTGATCTCCACGCCGGTGCTCAAGGATCGCATACGAATTCGCAACGAGTTTATCG GCTTGAAGCTGCTTCCGGTCCTGAACGAGCTACG GAAGAGTCACGCTCCGGATCTGAGGGTGCAGCTCGACGTGTTCGACGATCAACGAGAAGCCGACGAGGAACTCTCGAATCACGGGCCGCCGGGAATCGATCTCTCCTCTCACGTGGACGTGTTTTACGCGATCCTGGGACAA ATCGCCGACACCCCGCAAGAGATTCCATTCCTGAGCGTTCTTCAACATCTGCTGCGCCTGGACCCGAAAGACCCCGCCAGCGACTTGGCGTGGGACACGGCGGAAACGTTGGTGCACAGAGCGACGCTTTTGGAAAGCCGAGAAGACGCGACGAAATTGCTGCGGTCGCCCAGCCTTCAG ACGAATCTGTGCTGTCATTGTAGAGGCAACGAACAGTCTTGCGGCGCGTCCCGGAAGGCCTCGCTGCCGGCGAGCAATCCGACGACGGCGCCGATCGGCGCGCCGTCTCGGCCGCCTTCGCCGCCTCTGCCGCCGCCCCCTCCGCCGCCCGATCCCCCGGCGGTGGCACCGAACTCGCCGAGCCAAGGCGGCCGGTTCTTCTCGCCGCCTCCGCCTCCGCCGTTCCTCgtcgccgacgcgacgcgggcCGATGCGTCGATGGAGCCGGCGCCGCCCGTGCCGCCGCCGTTGCACGCGTGCACCGTGTCCCCGGTCGCGCGGGCGCCCACCCCCGAGCCGCCGAACAATCGCGCCAGGCTGCTGCCGCAACAGGAGATACCCACGCCCAAAGCGAAAATGAAGACCATCAATTGGAACAAGATACCGAATCACAAA GTGATCGgcaagcggaacatatggtcGCTGGTCGCCGACGAGCACCAAAACTCCCCCATGGCGGACATCGACTGGGCGGAGATGGAGGGTCTGTTTTGCCAACAAGCGCCGCCGATGCTTCCGGCCGCCTCCTCTTGCTCGGTGCTCCACGGAGCCAACTCCGACGTCGAGAGGCGACGACGGGAGCCGACCGAG ATCGCGCTGCTGGACGGCAAGAGGAGCCTGAACGTCAACATATTTCTCAAGCAATTCCGAAG TTCGAACGAAGACATCGTTCAGCTGATCAGAGAGGGCGGTCACGACGACATCGGGGCGGAGAAGCTGCGGGGCCTTCTCAAGATTCTCCCCGAGGTGGACGAGCTCGAGATGCTGAAGAGTTTCGACGGCGACAAGTCGAAGCTCGGCAACGCCGAGAAATTCTTTCTGCAACTCGTCCAAGTCCCCAA CTACAAGCTGCGGATAGAGTGCATGCTCCTGAAGGAAGAGTTCGCCGCCAACATGGGCTACCTGGAGCCGAGCATCAACTCGATGATCCTCGCCGGGGAGGATCTGATGACGAACAAGCCGCTCCAAGAGCTGCTCTACATGGTCCTGGTCGCCGGGAATTTCCTCAACTCG GGCGGTTACGCTGGAAACGCGGCCGGAGTGAAGCTGTCCTCTCTGCAAAAGCTGACCGAGATTCGAGCGAACAAGCCGGGAATGAATCTGATTCACTACGTTGCTCTG CAAGCCGAGAGGAAACGAAAGGACTTGCTGGACTTCGCGAAGAGCATGAACGCGCTCGAGGCGGCCACCAA GACCACCACGGAGCAGCTGAGCAACGAGTTCAACGCGCTCGACACCAAGATCAAGAAGATCAAGGCACAGATCCGGCTGGCCACCACGGAACTCGACATTCAGGAGCAAATGGCGCAATTCTTGCAGATGGCGGAGCAGGAGATGAGCCAGCTGAAGCGCGACACGGAGGAGCTCGAGACCGTCAGGCGAACGCTCGCCGAGTTCTTCTGCGAGGACGCGAACGCGTTCAAGATCGAGGAGTGCTTCAAGATATTCCACCAGTTCTGCCAAAAGTTCAATCAAGCGGTCGCGGAGAACGAGAGGCGGCGCGTCCAGGAGGAGCAGGTGCTGGCCAGGCGCAGGCAGCGGGAGGAGCAGCTGCTGGCTAAAAAGCGATTCC TGGCGAGTCAAGCGGCGGAGACGACGCCCGCCTCCGAGTCGGAGTCGAACATCCTCGACTACGATGCTCTCTTCGACTTCCATCCCGGTTTGCCGCAAAGAAGTTACAACCGCAACGACGCCAAG ATGAAAAGGTTGCAAAACGGAGGGATGACGTCCGACGAGGACGTCTCGATCGCCGGATCCCCGAGCATCCGACGACGATTGGGCTCCTGTTCCGGAACCGTCGACCAGCAATCTACCAAAGAAGATTCCACCTATTCCCCAG ACGTGACGCCGAACGGTACTCTTCGCCGTCGCAGGAGCCGGATACCCTGCGAGGACGACGACGGCAATCTGATGGACTTTTTGAGAACCTCGGGTCAGGACAACGCTCGCGAGAGAAAGTCCTGGGGTAGTCTAG ATCGTTCGTGGGCGAGGAAAGCGCGAGGCCAGTCTCGCAGGAGCGATCTGCTGACGGCCGACTTTTCGACCGACAGAGAGAGGCCGAGTTCTCCGTCGCCTCTCGTGGAAAGCAAGCCCTTCTTGCAGGAGGAAGAGGAGACCAAACCCGCGGG AAAAGCGTGGCGACAGAAGATCGAGGCGTGGCTGTCGGAGAACGAGAAGGAAGATCGCGCGGGCGAACAGCTGCAGAGGAGAGCGCGACAATTGCACCAGGCGGCGAACCGACGGTCCTTCGAAGACTCGG AAAGCGAAGGCAAGACCACCAACACCCCGACCGATGCGAATTCCACGCACGAGCCATGCCCTCGGCTGTACGATTGGCGGCCGTCGGTCGAAAAGACGGACGTGATGCGCACGATGGAGGCTATCGAAG AAGCCGAAACGCATCCGTCGCAAAAGGACAAATCTCCCTGGAGGAAGTCCAGCTTGAACGTGCCGAACAGCACGGAGGAGACGGACCCGCGACACTCGCGTCGATCGAGATCGAGAATCGGAGGCGCGGAAAACGTTCTCGCCTCCGCCGGGATCCTGCAGTCGATCAAGGAGGAAGAGAGGAAGCGAAACAGAACCAACGACGCCGCCGGCTCGGACAATCGGGACGAGCTGACGATCTACTTGCGCGAACCGTACGGCAGCTCTCGGATCTCCGGTTCGCGGCGGTTGCCCAAGCAGAAGAAGGCTCCGGAAGAGGAGAAGAAGATCAGCGACAAGATCGAGATCGATTCGGACAACATCGAAACGCCGCCGGCGACGAGGAAGCTGTTCGGACCGCCGAAGGAGGTGAAGCCGGTCGAGAAGGAGCCGTGCAAGAGGGAACGGTGCAACGGTTCGGTCAGAAACGCGACGGCGAAGGCCGCGAGTCACGGCGGCGGTCTCGGCGGCGGTCTCGGCGGCGGTCTCGGCGGCGGTCTCGGCGGCAGcggtgtcgtcgtcgtcggcgacaACAACGGCAACGTTTGCGGCGGCGGAGATTTTGGCGCGG GTAACTTCGATCGATACTCGGCGACGAGGCGAACGCGGAGATACAAAAAGGTGCAAGACTGCCCGGAAAAGGAGTCGAGGCAGGATCATCGACCGGCGCCGAGCGCGGAAACGTTCGACGAGAAACCGGTCCAACGTCCGCACACGTTGCCCTTGTGCGAGCAACAACCGgccgtcgacgcgaacgcgaacgcgaccgCGGTCGAGACCGCGACCCCCGCGGAGCACGGTGCCGGCCTCGAGCAGGACGCGATGCTGAGGGTCTGGCAGGAGAAGCTgaagcggcgcgacgcggcttcGTTCGACGTCGACGCCGCGCTCGCGGACATCGCCCGTACCGGCGAGGACCTCCAGCGGCTGTCCCGACCTATAGCGTTCGCGCGCCGAAATTCCAGGCTGCCGGTCGGtcaaccgccgccgccgccggtgcTGGCGGTGACCAACACCGTGCTGAGCCCCGTGATGCAAGAGTCCCGGCCTCGCGAACCTTCGACGACGGTCCTCGCGGAGAGAGCGGTGACCAGTCGAGAACGTCAGAGGAGCATGATCGATCCTAGTCAGGTCAAGGAGGCGATAAGATTGACCAACAACCCGCCTAGTCAGGTGAATCAGGCTCGGAACGCGCGAAGACGGTTCGCGTGCTCCGCGGACGGCGCGatggaagaggaggaggaggaggaggaagacgaggacgaggaggacAGCAGCGAGGATCGAACCGACTCGGCCAACGACGCGAAGCTGGCCCGACGGTCGGCCGACGACGCTCGAGTCTACGAGACCTCGATCGGCGACGACAAGGACGGCAAAAGAACGCGACCGGCGACGAGATACGTTCCCGAGATCGTCGTCGCGACGTCCCCGGGTCTACCTTCGAAGGGTCGAGATCAGGACATGAACGACGAGGGATTCGAGGAGTCCCAGAGCCTGGTCTCGGAAACCTTGAGCCAAGAAACGTCGTCCGGCAACTACGAGACGGACGCGCACGACTCGACCCGCTGTTCCCCGGCCGAACTGCGCTTCTCCGGAACCGATTCGGTTCGCGCGGCTCGAAACGACGGCGGAATCGAGGATCGTCGCGCCAAAAAGCCGGCCGACGATCGACCTTTCGGATCGCCGATCAAAGGGTTCGGGAAACGAGGAGGTTCGCCGAGGAGCGCGTCGGAGAGGACCAGCTTCTTGCCGAAGCGAACCGGCGGCGCGAAACGAGACGCGGCGAACGCGGCGAACGCGGCGAACGCGGCGACCGCCGGATCGGTCTCGTCGAGCGGCCAGCCGAGAAATCCGTCGAGAAACGAGGTCGAGAGGTCGGGCTCCAGAAGCAGCCTGCGCAGCTCGAGGAGCTCCCTGAACAGCGCCACTTCGGTCAACACCGTGAGAAACTTGGTGCCGAATCACGTTCGCCTGAGGACCTACACGTCCGCGATCCGAGCGTTGACCAACAACCTTCGCAAGAGTCCGTCGAGCACGCCCCTGCCGCCGAAGAACCTCGAGAAGCGGCGGACCGATCCGCGAACCACCGCCGTCACCAGGATACCCGCCAGCAGAAGCAGCAGCAGCGGAAGCAGCGTCGGCCCCGCCGCCATCGCCGCCAGGACGGTTCGGAGGCCTCTCGGG ACGTCGAGCGACGCCTCCAAGTCGAAAGGGAACAAGAGCCGGACGATCGGCAACGCCGGCGCCGCGAACGCCGCGAACGCCGCGAACCAACGATCGCCGACTTCTCTGGAACGATCCAACGTCGAGAAACTGCCGGCCACGAGGAGCAGACTGATTCAACCTCGAACCGTCGTCGCCAAGAGCCACGGTTTCATGAGACCGACGGCCGCGAGCGCGAACAAAGGCTCGAATCCGAATCTTCCCAGAAGCGTGAAAGGTTCGGTGAAATGA
- the shd gene encoding cytochrome P450 family 24 subfamily A member shade, giving the protein MFLSIAWFEAFAATLLAVLILATGYRPAWWFRTGAFHRKNAPTEEEPEGSEGGDGSCKTVSDVPGPYPLPIFGTRWIFSWFGSYRLNKIHEAYKDLHRRYGPLCKEEGLWNFPVISVFSRPDIEAVLRRSSRYPLRPPQEVISYYRRNRRDRYTNLGLVNEQGKLWHDLRTALTSELTGASTVLGFFPALNTVADSFVDLIRRRRTAGYRVTGFEELAYKMGLESTCTLILGRHLGFLKSDSSKTVSSRLAEAVRVHFTASRDAFYGLPLWKLLPTSAYKQLIESEDAIYSIISEIVEATIREKRDDARDESVEAVFQSILGQKNLDMRDKKAAIVDFIAAGIHTLGNTLVFLFHLIGRNPPVQARLYEEARTLAPPGCDLAVEDLRKAKYLRACITEAFRAMPTTTCVARILDEPIQLAGYHLAAGTLVILHTWIAGLDEENFKDAAEYLPERWLAPLAPHSPMLVAPFGTGRRICPGKRFVELALQLVLAKIIREFEIVAEEELGLQFEFILAPESPVFLGFRDRTATT; this is encoded by the exons ATGTTCCTTTCGATCGCCTGGTTCGAGGCGTTCGCCGCGACGCTTCTGGCCGTTCTGATCCTCGCGACCGGCTATCGGCCCGCTTGGTGGTTCCGGACCGGAGCGTTTCACAGGAAAAATG CTCCGACCGAGGAGGAGCCCGAGGGAAGCGAGGGAGGCGATGGAAGCTGCAAGACGGTGTCCGACGTGCCGGGCCCGTACCCGCTGCCGATCTTCGGCACCAGATGGATATTCTCGTGGTTCGGTAGCTATCGGTTGAACAAGATCCACGAGGCTTACAAAG ATCTGCATCGACGTTACGGGCCGCTGTGCAAGGAAGAGGGACTGTGGAACTTCCCGGTGATCTCGGTGTTCTCCCGCCCCGACATCGAAGCCGTTCTCCGACGAAGCTCGCGGTATCCGCTTCGTCCTCCGCAAGAGGTGATATCCTACTACCGGCGAAACCGTCGCGATCGTTACACGAATCTTGGCCTGGTCAACGA ACAGGGCAAACTGTGGCACGATCTTCGGACAGCGCTCACGTCGGAGCTGACGGGGGCCAGCACCGTCCTCGGTTTCTTCCCGGCGTTGAACACCGTCGCCGACTCCTTCGTCGATCTGATTCGTCGCCGAAGAACGGCCGGGTACCGAGTAACGGGATTCGAGGAACTCGCCTACAAGATGGGACTGGAAA GTACTTGCACGCTGATCCTCGGCCGACACCTCGGCTTCCTGAAGTCCGACTCGAGCAAGACGGTCTCCTCGAGACTGGCGGAAGCCGTCCGGGTTCACTTCACCGCCTCGCGCGACGCCTTTTACGGCCTGCCGCTTTGGAAGCTGTTGCCGACGTCCGCGTACAAGCAGCTGATCGAGAGCGAGGACGCGATATACAG CATCATCTCGGAGATCGTCGAGGCGACCATTCGCGAGAAGCGGGACGACGCCAGAGACGAATCCGTGGAGGCGGTCTTTCAGTCGATTCTGGGGCAAAAGAATCTGGACATGCGGGACAAGAAGGCGGCGATCGTCGACTTCATCGCGGCCGGGATCCACACG CTCGGCAACACTCTGGTCTTCCTGTTCCATCTGATCGGCCGCAACCCACCGGTCCAAGCTCGGCTCTACGAAGAAGCCCGCACGTTGGCTCCGCCCGGCTGCGACCTGGCCGTCGAGGACCTTCGGAAGGCCAAGTATCTGCGCGCCTGCATAACCGAAGCTTTCCG CGCGATGCCCACGACGACGTGCGTCGCACGAATCCTGGACGAGCCCATCCAGCTCGCCGGATATCATCTTGCCGCAGGG ACCTTGGTGATACTGCACACTTGGATAGCCGGTCTCGACGAAGAGAACTTTAAGGACGCCGCGGAATACTTGCCCGAGAGATGGCTGGCTCCCCTCGCTCCCCATTCGCCGATGCTGGTCGCGCCTTTCGGGACGGGAAGAAGGATATGTCCGGGGAAACGTTTCGTCGAGCTCGCGTTGCAGCTCGTCCTGGCAAAG ATTATCCGAGAATTCGAGATTGTCGCGGAGGAGGAGCTTGGTTTACAGTTCGAGTTCATCCTCGCGCCAGAGAGCCCGGTGTTTCTCGGTTTCCGCGATCGAACCGCAACGACCTGA
- the LOC117221400 gene encoding putative aarF domain-containing protein kinase 2, whose translation MNREARNLMKFSANFSDKKDVVFPRAYANFTRRDVLVESFHEGSSISDYLENEDVELQEKLARIGMKTILKMVFRDNFIHCDLHPGNILVEADPESTGGTLSWLRRFIDRDHRTIDPRLIILDCGLVVSLNARCQRNLRDVFRSVLLGNVNVNTVMSELFSAMIRHGVKQDGSFSTVILSLAMIESIGRSLYPDMDVFAEVLPFVFTGVPMYDESESEQR comes from the exons ATGAATCGGGAAGCCAGGAACctgatgaaattttcggcaaaCTTCTCCGACAAGAAGGACGTCGTTTTCCCACGAGCTTACGCGAATTTCACGCGACGAGACGTGCTCGTGGAGAGTTTCCACGAGGGCTCCTCCATCTCGGATTACCTCGAGAACGAAGACGTCGAGCTGCAAGAGAAGTTGGCGAGGATAGGAATGAAAACGATCCTGAAAATG GTGTTCAGGGACAATTTTATACATTGCGACTTGCATCCTGGCAACATCTTGGTCGAAGCGGATCCCGAGTCGACCGGAGGAACGCTGTCCTGGCTGCGGAGGTTCATCGATCGCGATCACCGGACGATCGATCCGCGCTTGATCATCCTCGATTGCGGTTTGGTGGTGTCGTTGAACGCTCGATGTCAGCGAAATCTCAGAGACGTGTTTCGCTCGGTATTGCTGGGCAAT GTGAACGTGAACACGGTCATGAGCGAATTATTTTCAGCGATGATTCGGCACGGCGTGAAGCAGGACGGATCGTTCAGCACCGTGATCCTGAGCTTGGCGATGATCGAAAGCATCGGACGCAGCCTGTATCCGGACATGGACGTCTTCGCGGAAGTTCTACCGTTCGTTTTCACCGGCGTTCCCATGTACGACGAATCGGAGTCGGAGCAACGGTAG
- the LOC143258738 gene encoding putative aarF domain-containing protein kinase 2 isoform X2, whose protein sequence is MGSRSNLSRLARATRLAWSRRDSWRTTEPNYRRRMEYVDAIRLRHATAMRQIGCEGSKRVVEAVLILSYESERRTLIHENDSVATGTAEDRENFLTGIRNAVSIAARAFVIGSVAVGLAVAYLVTRVTCRHAFPIILLKSIEFLGPIFIKFGQWASTRKDLFPEDICGTLAQLQHAVSPHSWFYTKQLLKSIYGPNWNEIFVRFESKVPIGSGCCAQVYKAWVDSNARVEAVRNPRVPTFVQIVEHLKLGSLLALIDGAAYEEVDKEDAIRRRRLQPVAVKVLHPGIKDQLRDLCIMRGVCKYATYIVPDFYWLSLTDCIDEFSYTMENQVIHLALAQRATR, encoded by the exons ATGGGATCTCGTTCGAACTTGTCGAGATTGGCCCGCGCGACGAGACTCGCTTGGAGTCGACGGGATAGTTGGCGAACTACGGAACCGAATTACAGGCGTAGAATGGAATACGTGGACGCGATTCGACTTCGGCACGCCACCGCGATGAGACAGATCGGCTGCGAGGGCTCGAAGCGCGTCGTCGAAGCTGTTTTGATACTCTCTTACGAGTCCGAGCGACGCACCTTGATCCACGAGAACGACTCGGTCGCGACAGGAACGGCCGAGGACCGGGAAAATTTCTTGACCGGAATTCGGAACGCCGTTTCGATCGCGGCAAGAGCGTTCGTGATCGGATCCGTCGCCGTTGGACTAGCTGTCGCTTATTTGGTCACGCGTGTCACTTGTAGACACGCTTTCCCGATCATTCTTCTGAAAA GTATAGAATTCCTCGGGCCAATTTTCATAAAGTTTGGCCAGTGGGCATCCACGCGAAAAGATTTGTTTCCCGAAGACATTTGCGGCACGCTCGCGCAGTTGCAGCACGCCGTTTCGCCGCATTCTTGGTTTTACACGAAGCAGTTGCTGAAGTCGATTTACGGGCCGAACTGGAACGAGATATTCGTCAGGTTCGAGAGCAAGGTGCCGATCGGATCCGGATGTTGCGCTCAG GTGTACAAGGCGTGGGTAGATTCGAACGCTCGCGTCGAAGCGGTGCGAAACCCTCGAGTACCAACGTTCGTCCAAA TTGTCGAACATTTGAAACTGGGATCGTTGCTCGCGTTGATCG ACGGGGCGGCGTACGAGGAGGTCGATAAAGAAGATGCGATTCGGCGGAGGAGATTACAGCCGGTCGCGGTTAAAGTTCTACATCCCGGAATTAAAGATCAATTGAG GGATCTCTGCATCATGAGAGGAGTCTGCAAATACGCGACGTACATCGTGCCCGATTTCTATTGGCTCAGCCTGACCGATTGCATCGACGAGTTCTCGTACACGATGGAAAACCAAGTGATCCATTTAGCCTTAGCCCAAAGGGCAACTCGTTAG
- the LOC143258738 gene encoding putative aarF domain-containing protein kinase 2 isoform X3, producing the protein MARHETENRIEFLGPIFIKFGQWASTRKDLFPEDICGTLAQLQHAVSPHSWFYTKQLLKSIYGPNWNEIFVRFESKVPIGSGCCAQVYKAWVDSNARVEAVRNPRVPTFVQIVEHLKLGSLLALIDGAAYEEVDKEDAIRRRRLQPVAVKVLHPGIKDQLRRDLCIMRGVCKYATYIVPDFYWLSLTDCIDEFSYTMENQVIHLALAQRATR; encoded by the exons ATGGCAAGACACGAAACGGAAAATC GTATAGAATTCCTCGGGCCAATTTTCATAAAGTTTGGCCAGTGGGCATCCACGCGAAAAGATTTGTTTCCCGAAGACATTTGCGGCACGCTCGCGCAGTTGCAGCACGCCGTTTCGCCGCATTCTTGGTTTTACACGAAGCAGTTGCTGAAGTCGATTTACGGGCCGAACTGGAACGAGATATTCGTCAGGTTCGAGAGCAAGGTGCCGATCGGATCCGGATGTTGCGCTCAG GTGTACAAGGCGTGGGTAGATTCGAACGCTCGCGTCGAAGCGGTGCGAAACCCTCGAGTACCAACGTTCGTCCAAA TTGTCGAACATTTGAAACTGGGATCGTTGCTCGCGTTGATCG ACGGGGCGGCGTACGAGGAGGTCGATAAAGAAGATGCGATTCGGCGGAGGAGATTACAGCCGGTCGCGGTTAAAGTTCTACATCCCGGAATTAAAGATCAATTGAG AAGGGATCTCTGCATCATGAGAGGAGTCTGCAAATACGCGACGTACATCGTGCCCGATTTCTATTGGCTCAGCCTGACCGATTGCATCGACGAGTTCTCGTACACGATGGAAAACCAAGTGATCCATTTAGCCTTAGCCCAAAGGGCAACTCGTTAG
- the LOC143258738 gene encoding putative aarF domain-containing protein kinase 2 isoform X1, whose product MGSRSNLSRLARATRLAWSRRDSWRTTEPNYRRRMEYVDAIRLRHATAMRQIGCEGSKRVVEAVLILSYESERRTLIHENDSVATGTAEDRENFLTGIRNAVSIAARAFVIGSVAVGLAVAYLVTRVTCRHAFPIILLKSIEFLGPIFIKFGQWASTRKDLFPEDICGTLAQLQHAVSPHSWFYTKQLLKSIYGPNWNEIFVRFESKVPIGSGCCAQVYKAWVDSNARVEAVRNPRVPTFVQIVEHLKLGSLLALIDGAAYEEVDKEDAIRRRRLQPVAVKVLHPGIKDQLRRDLCIMRGVCKYATYIVPDFYWLSLTDCIDEFSYTMENQVIHLALAQRATR is encoded by the exons ATGGGATCTCGTTCGAACTTGTCGAGATTGGCCCGCGCGACGAGACTCGCTTGGAGTCGACGGGATAGTTGGCGAACTACGGAACCGAATTACAGGCGTAGAATGGAATACGTGGACGCGATTCGACTTCGGCACGCCACCGCGATGAGACAGATCGGCTGCGAGGGCTCGAAGCGCGTCGTCGAAGCTGTTTTGATACTCTCTTACGAGTCCGAGCGACGCACCTTGATCCACGAGAACGACTCGGTCGCGACAGGAACGGCCGAGGACCGGGAAAATTTCTTGACCGGAATTCGGAACGCCGTTTCGATCGCGGCAAGAGCGTTCGTGATCGGATCCGTCGCCGTTGGACTAGCTGTCGCTTATTTGGTCACGCGTGTCACTTGTAGACACGCTTTCCCGATCATTCTTCTGAAAA GTATAGAATTCCTCGGGCCAATTTTCATAAAGTTTGGCCAGTGGGCATCCACGCGAAAAGATTTGTTTCCCGAAGACATTTGCGGCACGCTCGCGCAGTTGCAGCACGCCGTTTCGCCGCATTCTTGGTTTTACACGAAGCAGTTGCTGAAGTCGATTTACGGGCCGAACTGGAACGAGATATTCGTCAGGTTCGAGAGCAAGGTGCCGATCGGATCCGGATGTTGCGCTCAG GTGTACAAGGCGTGGGTAGATTCGAACGCTCGCGTCGAAGCGGTGCGAAACCCTCGAGTACCAACGTTCGTCCAAA TTGTCGAACATTTGAAACTGGGATCGTTGCTCGCGTTGATCG ACGGGGCGGCGTACGAGGAGGTCGATAAAGAAGATGCGATTCGGCGGAGGAGATTACAGCCGGTCGCGGTTAAAGTTCTACATCCCGGAATTAAAGATCAATTGAG AAGGGATCTCTGCATCATGAGAGGAGTCTGCAAATACGCGACGTACATCGTGCCCGATTTCTATTGGCTCAGCCTGACCGATTGCATCGACGAGTTCTCGTACACGATGGAAAACCAAGTGATCCATTTAGCCTTAGCCCAAAGGGCAACTCGTTAG